In Prunus persica cultivar Lovell unplaced genomic scaffold, Prunus_persica_NCBIv2 scaffold_182, whole genome shotgun sequence, the genomic window aaacaaaattggtgCAAAGTACAATGCTTGctaaagggaaaaagaaaggaaacatagtttttcttcttctacttaGATGTTCCACCAAATCCCCCTCccttcataatttaatttatatgaaaATCATGAACATAGATAGTTACAACCACTCCCTGttcatttttggaattttgaacTCACATATTTAAACCAGAGTGTAACTCACTTAGAAAGATAGGTGCTTAAAATGGAGCTGAGCCTTTTACCAAAACCTTGTACGGGGCCAATTTGGACAGCTTCTTCCAATGCCAACCAATCCTAAATCATGTTCATCCAAGGAATGAACAATGAAACCTTCTCGATCATATTAAGCATAAGCatctaaaaaatggagataaaTGAGTACCTCATCGAGGATCAATTGACTGAATTTCTGGTTGGCTATCTCTTCACACCGAGCAGTAGCAGCCataacctaattaaatcagtAACAGAATTACTTATGTATATGTTCTATGCGTATGAGAAGCAAAGTTTGAAAACGCTAAGGCCTAAGCCGAGGCGTTTTACCTCTCGTGAGAAGCATAGGATGTAAGCCTTTTATGCCCTTCAAGGCGTACTAAaaatatgtgaaaaatatatattctagTGAAAAATaccatgaaaaaaatatataatatagttttaaaaaaaatcaattttcattTAGAAGGAAAAACACCAAACAAGACTTAGCTCATTTGTCAATATTAAGAACCTATGTGGGAATGCATCTAGAAAGGCTAAAAGCGCTTCTGACAGTGGTTGGCAAACATTTTAGAAGTGCTTTAAGTGGCTTTTCCAAGAAGcacttggattttttttaaagcgcTTATGAGCATAGAGAAGCAGTTCCAAATGAGCCGTAAGTGTTTCCATATGTTCCATAACCTCATATATAAACgaagtttcttttattttcactaCCAACCAAATCCAATCTACATCAATAAGAACTCCATCCCAAATGTCATACACAATGCACCCAACCTATTCCCAGGTTTACACTACTAGTTACCGTTGCATTTGCAAGAAAATACACCAATATTTCATATCTCCAAAATTTATGTCCATGCAAGAGTtttaggaaaaacaaaatccatttaTTCTTGAAGGAGCACTGcttaaatgaaaatgaaaacatactGAAGTTAAACGTAAGGTAAGAGAAGTTATAAAATGTACATGTGCTGAAATAGCTTGAGTGACACTATTCTCAGTCTCCGCTATGAACTGTCTCCACAAGGACTGGCACTGCACTGGTGTAATTAAGGTATTCTTTGAAGAAACCTAGTTCAAATTAACCTTTAATAAGGAACCAGTTTGATCAGATAAAAAGTTTACAGATAACGCAAAACACATTAAATGGTACCTCTTCCCAATTGCTTGAGGCGAAAGGGTCTACAGAGGCTCCGATTTCCCTATCTTGTGAAGATGAAACAGTAACAGCTCCATCCATTAGAGAGGAAAAGAGAACTTTTTCAATATGACCTGGCTGCTCATCCAAGCGGATGGCAGCCATGACGGACAAAAGCTTCATAGACTGCAAGAAAGatagaataaaataaactaaagtAAAACGTTAAGACAAACGGACAGATAACTATTCTTCCATAAAAGTTCCCAAATGATTACCGCAGAGCGAGCATCCTTCGTAATACTTGTAATGTCTTCTTTACCAGTCCAAACCCGAAGCGTTGAATCGCTGTCATAATTGAAGACTGTGGAAAACCTGAGACATTTTAACAGAAATGATAAGCAATCAAAATGACAACGAAAAAATAAGCGAAAATATATTGACAACAAGTCCTTTACCGATCCTTCATGTGGATCATAATTTTCgtagcctcttcccttgcctttttCTCCACCACATTCCTTGAGTAATCCCTTAAATGTTGCAACATTTCGGCAATTGTTGCTTCGTCCAACTCAAAATCGGCAACTACAGTTGAAAACTCTGATATAGTAACTTCAGTTTCACGATTAAGAAGTTTTCTTATTGAAGCCCAAATGTCTTTTCCACCAGTTTCAAGTAGAGTCTTTACTGGTCCAGTTAAAGACGCAGACAGTTGTTGCTGAAAATTTAAAGGTTATTTTCGTTGAGAAATTTGAGTGGCAGCAAATTATCGACCTAACTTTAAAAGTATTCTCAGTCATATAATAACCAagattttaatagattatcGTAACATTACCTCATAGTTGACATTCAATTCTGACAACTTTGCACTACAAACGGATGATGCATGTGCATCTATATCACGTTGAAGTTTTTCGCGAACTCTTGAAGCATCCCAATTAGCTTGTATTACAGCAGCATCTGAAAGGAGAAACATGTTAAGTAGTACTAATAACAAAGGTTCTGTTTGGTGGACAAGCATGTTAATTACCT contains:
- the LOC18787736 gene encoding protein ROOT HAIR DEFECTIVE 3 homolog 2 yields the protein VMAATARCEEIANQKFSQLILDEDWLALEEAVQIGPAQGFGKRLSSILSTYLSKYDIEATIYFDEGARNSKRQLLESKALDFVYPAYMTMLGHVRSKALEDFKVRLEQSLNKGRGFATYVRICTHSSMLEFDKGCADAAVIQANWDASRVREKLQRDIDAHASSVCSAKLSELNVNYEQQLSASLTGPVKTLLETGGKDIWASIRKLLNRETEVTISEFSTVVADFELDEATIAEMLQHLRDYSRNVVEKKAREEATKIMIHMKDRFSTVFNYDSDSTLRVWTGKEDITSITKDARSASMKLLSVMAAIRLDEQPGHIEKVLFSSLMDGAVTVSSSQDREIGASVDPFASSNWEEVSSKNTLITPVQCQSLWRQFIAETENSVTQAISAHVMAATARCEEIANQKFSQLILDEDWLALEEAVQIGPVQGFGKRLSSILSTYLSKYDTEATIYFDEGARNSKRQLLESKALDVWLLSSSL